The Candidatus Goldiibacteriota bacterium HGW-Goldbacteria-1 genome includes a window with the following:
- a CDS encoding cytochrome C biogenesis protein CycH, whose protein sequence is MEKKEFYSIPELAKLMNISRIAVYKKVKKGQIKAKKAGRDYVIPSSEADDFIVSDEEPAAYGWISKGELAIYESVNGPSVQAKLINDSIWLTQKQIASVFGVKRPAITKHINNIIDSGELEKNAVSSIMEHTAEDGKSYGTVFYNLDMIISVGYRVNSIKATRFRVWATSVLREYVTKGFVLNSKMLKDSTMKLDELKNAVGILYRAINDESFKGLEAELIEVINSFAGSLNILQNYDDMKLKSGGKKKQEYELTYGDAISVIEKSKVQYIKGKKASALFGKGRPDKLKSLLGAVNQSFNGKDVYPTAEEKAAHLLYFAVKDHPFADGNKRIAAILFLYYLAKNRLLFKPDGSTSISNGALASLTLLTAISAPAEKDTIVKVILNVMSAG, encoded by the coding sequence ATGGAAAAGAAGGAATTTTACAGCATACCGGAACTTGCAAAACTTATGAATATAAGCCGTATAGCGGTTTATAAGAAAGTTAAAAAAGGTCAGATAAAAGCAAAAAAGGCGGGCAGGGATTATGTAATTCCGTCATCTGAAGCGGATGATTTTATTGTCAGCGATGAAGAACCGGCGGCTTATGGCTGGATTTCAAAAGGCGAACTTGCAATATATGAATCGGTGAACGGGCCTTCTGTGCAGGCAAAACTTATTAATGATTCCATATGGCTGACACAAAAACAGATAGCATCGGTTTTTGGGGTTAAAAGGCCTGCTATTACCAAACATATTAATAATATAATAGATTCAGGAGAACTTGAAAAAAATGCAGTAAGTTCCATTATGGAACATACTGCAGAAGACGGTAAAAGTTACGGTACTGTTTTTTATAATCTGGATATGATTATTTCTGTAGGATACAGGGTGAATTCAATTAAAGCCACCCGGTTCAGGGTTTGGGCTACGTCCGTTCTGCGCGAATATGTTACAAAAGGGTTCGTGCTTAATTCTAAAATGCTTAAAGACAGCACTATGAAACTTGATGAACTTAAGAATGCCGTGGGGATTCTTTACAGGGCAATTAATGATGAAAGCTTCAAGGGGCTTGAAGCGGAATTAATAGAGGTCATTAACAGTTTTGCCGGTTCGCTGAATATTCTTCAGAATTATGATGATATGAAACTTAAATCGGGCGGTAAAAAGAAACAGGAATATGAACTTACATATGGTGACGCTATCAGCGTTATTGAAAAATCAAAGGTGCAATATATTAAAGGCAAAAAGGCATCCGCGTTGTTTGGAAAAGGCAGGCCTGATAAACTTAAAAGCCTGCTTGGCGCGGTAAACCAGTCTTTTAACGGCAAAGATGTGTACCCGACTGCGGAAGAAAAAGCCGCGCATTTATTATACTTTGCCGTAAAAGACCATCCGTTTGCCGACGGCAATAAACGTATTGCCGCGATATTGTTTTTATATTACCTGGCAAAGAACAGGCTGCTTTTTAAACCGGACGGCAGCACGTCTATCAGCAACGGCGCGCTGGCATCGCTTACGCTTTTAACTGCGATAAGCGCCCCCGCGGAAAAAGACACGATTGTAAAAGTGATTTTAAATGTCATGAGCGCAGGGTAG
- a CDS encoding phytoene desaturase, which yields MEKKKVIVVGAGPGGLTSGMILQHRGFDVTIYEKAGVVGGRNAAIKLGQYTFDTGPTFLMMKFILDEMFTETGRNSEDYLKFHKLDPMYRLKFTDKQILVTDNHEKMEKEIEEIFPGEGKGLTAYLKNEEKRLKYLFPCLQKPYSSIFDMMKNPLLKALPHLDLGRSVFNVLGNYFKPEKLRFVFTFQSKYLGMSAWECPAAFAMIAYIEHKWGIYHVIGGLNKISDAMAKVFEEEGGKLKLNTPVKRIINSGKKATGVELEDGTIVNADEVIVNADFSYAATALMDKKHVKKYSPAKLAKRKYSCSIFMLYLGVKKKYDMPHHNVFFAEKYRENVDDIFTRLKLSEQISFYVQNASIIDPTLAPEGKSGIYILVPVASLKGNIDWKKEKDAFRKRVLEEVVKKTEMKDLMDNIEEERIYTPETWRDDLNVYYGATFNLGHNLTQMLYLRPRNKFECLDNCYLTGGGTHPGSGLPTIYESGRIAANMISKKHGVKYKEPSSLDDKI from the coding sequence ATGGAAAAGAAAAAGGTAATAGTTGTAGGCGCGGGTCCCGGCGGTTTAACTTCAGGGATGATACTTCAGCACCGCGGTTTTGATGTCACTATTTATGAAAAAGCCGGTGTTGTCGGCGGGCGCAACGCCGCCATTAAACTTGGGCAGTATACTTTTGACACAGGCCCCACTTTCCTTATGATGAAGTTTATTCTGGACGAGATGTTTACTGAAACCGGAAGGAATTCAGAAGACTATCTAAAATTTCATAAACTTGACCCTATGTACAGGTTAAAGTTTACGGATAAGCAGATTCTTGTAACTGATAATCATGAAAAGATGGAAAAAGAGATTGAAGAAATATTTCCGGGAGAAGGTAAAGGTTTAACGGCATACTTAAAAAACGAAGAGAAAAGGCTTAAATACCTTTTCCCGTGCCTGCAGAAGCCATATTCTTCCATATTTGACATGATGAAAAACCCGCTTTTAAAAGCCCTGCCGCACCTGGACCTTGGACGAAGTGTTTTTAATGTCCTTGGCAACTATTTTAAACCGGAAAAGTTAAGGTTTGTCTTTACGTTTCAGTCAAAGTATCTGGGAATGTCCGCGTGGGAATGCCCGGCAGCTTTTGCCATGATAGCTTATATAGAACATAAATGGGGTATTTATCACGTCATAGGCGGGCTGAATAAGATTTCAGACGCAATGGCAAAAGTATTTGAAGAAGAAGGCGGAAAGTTAAAACTTAACACCCCGGTTAAAAGGATTATTAACAGCGGTAAAAAAGCCACGGGTGTTGAACTTGAAGACGGGACAATAGTAAACGCCGATGAAGTTATAGTAAACGCGGATTTTTCATACGCCGCTACCGCCTTAATGGATAAAAAGCATGTAAAAAAATACAGCCCCGCAAAACTTGCAAAAAGAAAATACTCCTGTTCAATATTCATGTTATACCTTGGGGTAAAAAAGAAATACGATATGCCTCATCACAACGTGTTTTTCGCGGAAAAATACAGGGAAAATGTGGATGATATCTTTACCCGCCTTAAACTGTCAGAACAGATATCGTTTTACGTGCAGAACGCCTCTATAATTGACCCCACACTTGCGCCTGAAGGCAAGTCAGGTATTTACATACTTGTGCCCGTTGCCAGCTTAAAAGGAAATATTGACTGGAAAAAAGAAAAAGACGCGTTTAGAAAACGCGTGCTTGAAGAAGTGGTAAAAAAGACAGAGATGAAAGACCTTATGGATAATATAGAAGAAGAAAGGATTTACACGCCTGAAACCTGGCGCGATGACCTGAATGTTTATTACGGCGCCACGTTTAACCTTGGCCACAACCTTACGCAGATGCTGTATTTAAGGCCGCGCAATAAGTTTGAATGCCTTGATAACTGCTATCTGACAGGCGGCGGCACGCATCCCGGAAGCGGGCTTCCGACAATTTATGAATCCGGAAGGATTGCCGCAAATATGATAAGTAAAAAACACGGTGTAAAATATAAAGAACCATCATCGCTTGATGATAAAATTTAA
- a CDS encoding deoxyribodipyrimidine photolyase, producing MESFNRVKKLNNKNELKGRYVLYWMQASQRAEYNHALAFAADKANRLKLPLLAVFGLTFGYPSANYRHYAFMLQGLKETKAALEKKGIKLGVIKDSPDKAAVKYSADAAAVITDIGYTTIQRQWRKSAAEKIKCAFYGVESDVIVPVEAASPKEEYGAATIRRKINVQLNDYIIPFKEVKPKLSSLNIKTDDIDISDYVSVLDSSGMNKDVTPSPVFTGGTSQAKKHLKDFIENKLSLYADFRSHPDKNIESNLSPYLHFGQISPLYIAVEVLKAGGKVAGKFLDELIIRRELAVNFVYYNKNYENPECLPNWAKETLRIHSVDERPYLYTLKQLETGATHDKYWNAAQLQMVITGKMHNYMRMYWGKKIIEWSKTPEQAYNKMIYLNDKYELDGRDPNSYAGVAWCFGKHDRAWPQRKIFGKVRYMNDKGLERKFDMDTYVKMWNIMQISNHKNLKGGK from the coding sequence ATGGAAAGTTTCAACCGTGTCAAAAAACTAAACAATAAAAACGAATTAAAAGGCAGGTATGTCCTTTACTGGATGCAGGCATCGCAGCGCGCGGAATATAACCACGCACTGGCTTTTGCCGCGGATAAAGCAAACCGGTTAAAACTTCCTCTCCTGGCGGTCTTTGGGCTTACGTTTGGCTATCCATCCGCCAATTACAGGCATTATGCGTTTATGCTGCAGGGTTTAAAAGAGACAAAAGCCGCCCTTGAAAAAAAGGGAATAAAACTTGGTGTTATAAAAGACAGCCCTGATAAAGCGGCTGTTAAATATTCCGCGGATGCCGCGGCGGTAATAACAGACATTGGTTATACAACAATTCAAAGGCAGTGGAGAAAGTCGGCCGCAGAGAAGATAAAATGCGCTTTTTACGGCGTTGAAAGCGATGTCATAGTGCCGGTTGAAGCGGCGTCGCCCAAAGAGGAATACGGCGCCGCCACAATAAGAAGAAAGATTAATGTTCAGCTTAATGATTACATAATTCCATTTAAGGAAGTTAAACCCAAACTATCTTCGTTAAACATAAAAACTGATGATATTGACATTAGTGATTACGTCTCTGTGCTGGACTCATCCGGAATGAATAAAGATGTGACGCCATCGCCTGTGTTTACGGGCGGCACTTCACAGGCAAAAAAACACCTTAAGGATTTTATTGAAAACAAGCTTTCTCTATACGCTGATTTTCGCAGCCATCCGGATAAAAACATAGAATCAAATTTAAGCCCTTACCTGCACTTTGGGCAGATATCTCCTTTGTATATTGCCGTTGAAGTACTAAAAGCCGGAGGTAAGGTGGCGGGCAAGTTTCTTGATGAACTTATTATAAGGCGCGAACTTGCCGTTAATTTTGTCTATTACAATAAAAATTATGAAAATCCTGAATGCCTGCCAAACTGGGCGAAAGAGACTCTGCGGATTCATTCGGTTGATGAAAGGCCTTATTTGTACACGCTTAAACAGCTTGAAACAGGAGCCACGCATGATAAATACTGGAATGCGGCACAGTTGCAGATGGTAATAACAGGAAAGATGCATAATTATATGAGGATGTACTGGGGCAAAAAAATAATAGAGTGGTCAAAAACCCCGGAGCAGGCTTATAATAAAATGATTTATCTGAATGATAAATACGAACTTGACGGGCGTGACCCCAACAGCTATGCGGGTGTTGCGTGGTGTTTTGGCAAACACGACAGGGCATGGCCGCAGAGAAAGATTTTTGGAAAGGTCAGATACATGAATGACAAGGGGCTTGAAAGAAAATTTGATATGGACACTTACGTTAAAATGTGGAATATTATGCAGATAAGCAATCATAAGAATCTTAAAGGGGGCAAGTGA
- a CDS encoding DUF1722 domain-containing protein: MEIKPVVFVSKCIETCACRYDGQRVNSIFVEKLLKYVDLKTECPETAIGLPVPRKTLRIVSDDSKMMNLRLFQPDTSLDFTQKMNTWAENYLEKLGRVDGFVLKSKSPSSGLKDVKIYASGEHGMMLTKRGAGFFGGKVPVHYPGIPAEDEARLLNAAIRDHFLKSVFLIAGFRKASDSGRASQLVKYHSENKLLFMSYNQNIMRKMGKLVSGSGSGDFKGLCEKYFAELLLLTASQPKVSNIVNTMMHAFGYFKEGLKAAEKTFFLEILGKYQKGKVIQAVPLNLLKLFAVRFNEEYLLSQTFFEPYPEELGGGD; encoded by the coding sequence ATGGAGATAAAACCGGTAGTTTTTGTAAGCAAATGTATTGAAACCTGCGCGTGCAGGTATGACGGGCAGCGTGTTAACAGTATATTTGTTGAAAAACTTCTGAAATATGTTGATTTAAAAACCGAATGCCCGGAAACAGCCATTGGGCTGCCTGTTCCAAGAAAGACTCTGCGTATTGTGTCTGATGATTCTAAAATGATGAATCTGCGCCTTTTTCAGCCGGACACAAGCCTTGATTTTACGCAGAAGATGAACACGTGGGCGGAAAATTACCTTGAAAAACTGGGGCGGGTGGACGGTTTTGTCCTTAAGTCCAAGTCGCCTTCGTCGGGGTTAAAAGATGTAAAGATATACGCGTCCGGCGAGCATGGCATGATGCTGACAAAAAGGGGCGCGGGATTTTTTGGCGGTAAAGTGCCCGTTCATTATCCGGGAATACCCGCGGAAGATGAAGCACGCCTTTTAAATGCCGCCATAAGAGACCACTTTTTAAAATCAGTATTTTTAATAGCGGGTTTTAGAAAGGCATCTGACAGCGGCCGTGCTTCACAGCTTGTAAAATACCACTCTGAAAACAAACTTCTGTTTATGTCGTATAATCAGAATATAATGAGAAAGATGGGAAAACTTGTGTCAGGTTCAGGGAGTGGAGATTTTAAAGGCTTATGTGAAAAGTATTTTGCCGAACTGCTTTTACTGACCGCTTCACAGCCAAAGGTATCAAACATTGTAAACACAATGATGCACGCTTTTGGTTATTTTAAGGAAGGTTTAAAAGCTGCGGAAAAAACTTTTTTTCTTGAAATTCTCGGCAAATATCAAAAAGGAAAGGTTATTCAGGCTGTACCTTTAAACCTGCTGAAACTTTTTGCCGTAAGGTTTAATGAAGAATACCTTTTAAGCCAGACCTTTTTTGAACCATACCCCGAAGAACTTGGCGGCGGAGACTGA
- a CDS encoding photosystem reaction center subunit H: MLRSLKSLKGYSALTPEDEMGSVEDFFFDNKLWIIRYLVVKLDKQIPGKSVLVTPKALIKAPDWETKSFVFDISSDMLAKCPDIDLKKPVNRQEEDKLLKHFSWPVYWQQQSIYGSPVITGINPGKITQEPEEEPEEKNVDPHLFSVQGLIKYKIQAKDGEVGNVEDIIIDDETWQAHYLVIDTNSWLPGGKVLVDPSWVDEFEWKRESVRVSVTKETLKQSPVYDPSSPVNRGYETRLYDYHGRPKYWEK, encoded by the coding sequence ATGTTAAGAAGCTTAAAGAGTCTTAAAGGGTACAGCGCGCTGACGCCGGAAGATGAAATGGGAAGTGTGGAAGATTTCTTTTTTGATAACAAGTTGTGGATTATAAGGTACCTTGTGGTGAAACTGGATAAACAAATACCGGGTAAAAGTGTTCTTGTAACTCCGAAAGCACTGATTAAGGCCCCGGACTGGGAAACCAAGAGTTTTGTATTTGATATTTCTTCGGACATGCTTGCCAAGTGTCCGGATATTGACTTGAAAAAACCGGTAAACAGGCAGGAAGAGGACAAACTGCTTAAACATTTCAGCTGGCCTGTCTATTGGCAGCAGCAGTCTATTTACGGCAGCCCGGTTATCACGGGTATTAATCCTGGAAAAATAACACAAGAACCCGAAGAAGAGCCTGAAGAAAAAAATGTTGACCCGCACCTGTTCAGCGTACAAGGCCTTATTAAGTATAAAATACAGGCCAAAGACGGAGAAGTTGGTAATGTAGAGGACATCATTATTGATGACGAGACATGGCAGGCGCATTATCTTGTCATAGATACAAATTCCTGGCTGCCCGGAGGCAAGGTGTTGGTTGATCCGTCATGGGTTGACGAGTTTGAATGGAAACGGGAAAGTGTCAGGGTAAGCGTTACTAAAGAAACGCTTAAGCAGAGCCCCGTTTATGACCCTTCGTCGCCGGTAAACAGGGGATATGAGACAAGGTTGTATGATTACCACGGAAGGCCCAAGTACTGGGAAAAGTAA
- a CDS encoding peptidase M48 has protein sequence MEPVHSKESIYGSIAFVMGILILIGAVVSLIGIVILLVVLIGVIISHGYFAAVIRQNSIKVSDKQYPEVYESVKKLCGAMKMASIPEVYIMNGAGALNAFAARLLKRDYVIIYSDIFQMAYEEGAEELEFVLCHELVHVKRKHTSNWVKKIGAMFVPFLELAYSRACEYTCDMQAVYFTGKKSSHALAMLAVGNKVHKKINLQAVIEQSQNERGFFPWLVEITSTHPALPKRIKNLEAAG, from the coding sequence ATGGAACCTGTTCATTCAAAGGAAAGTATTTACGGAAGTATCGCTTTTGTCATGGGAATTCTTATCCTTATCGGTGCGGTTGTATCTCTGATTGGTATTGTGATTCTGCTTGTTGTTTTAATCGGCGTTATTATTTCGCATGGCTACTTTGCCGCTGTTATCAGGCAGAATTCTATTAAGGTGTCAGATAAACAGTATCCTGAAGTTTACGAATCCGTTAAAAAGCTCTGCGGCGCAATGAAGATGGCATCAATACCGGAAGTATATATCATGAACGGCGCGGGCGCGCTTAACGCCTTTGCGGCAAGGCTGCTTAAAAGGGATTATGTAATAATATATTCCGACATATTCCAGATGGCTTACGAAGAGGGCGCGGAAGAACTTGAATTTGTGCTGTGCCATGAACTGGTTCATGTAAAAAGAAAACACACTTCTAACTGGGTGAAAAAAATAGGCGCGATGTTTGTGCCGTTTCTGGAACTTGCTTATTCCCGCGCGTGTGAATACACCTGCGACATGCAGGCGGTGTATTTTACAGGCAAGAAAAGCAGCCATGCACTTGCGATGCTTGCGGTGGGGAACAAAGTACATAAAAAGATAAACCTGCAGGCGGTAATTGAACAGTCGCAAAACGAGCGCGGGTTTTTCCCGTGGCTGGTTGAAATAACTTCCACACACCCGGCACTGCCAAAGCGGATAAAGAATTTAGAGGCGGCAGGATAA
- a CDS encoding sodium:calcium symporter, producing MKKRQSWGSRLGIIMAVAGSAIGLGNFLRFPVQAASNGGGAFMIPYFAALLLVGIPLMWIEWTAGRYGGGFGHGTAPGIFHTMGNKNRFIKYFGVVGMFGPVAIFLYYCYIESWLLGFTFYSLTPQYAKALEAGLTAEFFGNYITVKSPLSPAYIFFIITFSLNFLILFFGIKNGIERVSKFLMPVLLMLGLFLTIRVLTLDSAGTKMGWSVNEGLGFMWNPDFAVLKNAKVWLAAAGQVFFTLSVGMGVIITYASYLKEEDDVALSGLTAASTNTFAEIIIGGSIVIPAAFAFFGPEKIIQVAGSGAVSLGFITMPIVLAEVPFSAFFAFVWFLLLFFSGITSSISMLQPSIAFFEDEFDASRKKAVAIIAAVTFILIQPVIFLMSHGLIDELDFWGGTFALVLFGTFEAVLFSWVFGIDKAWDEIHKGAQMRIPKIYKWIIKYITPAFLIVILVMWFIQDGWPVITMKNTSEADKIYILWTRIGLMALFAALCVMVKLAWKRRGEKGDE from the coding sequence ATGAAAAAAAGGCAGTCGTGGGGTTCGCGGCTTGGAATTATTATGGCTGTGGCGGGTTCGGCAATAGGGCTTGGCAACTTTTTAAGGTTTCCGGTGCAGGCCGCTTCTAACGGCGGAGGCGCTTTTATGATTCCTTATTTTGCCGCGCTTTTGCTTGTGGGAATTCCGCTTATGTGGATTGAATGGACAGCAGGGCGCTACGGCGGCGGTTTTGGACACGGTACAGCGCCGGGAATATTCCACACGATGGGCAACAAAAACCGTTTTATTAAATATTTCGGCGTCGTGGGCATGTTTGGGCCGGTTGCCATTTTTCTTTATTATTGCTACATAGAATCATGGCTTTTAGGATTTACTTTTTATTCGCTTACCCCGCAATACGCAAAGGCGCTTGAAGCGGGGCTTACCGCGGAATTCTTTGGAAATTATATAACCGTAAAATCCCCCTTATCGCCCGCTTACATATTTTTTATAATAACTTTTTCGCTGAATTTCCTGATTCTGTTTTTTGGAATAAAAAACGGGATAGAGCGCGTGTCAAAATTTTTAATGCCAGTTCTGCTTATGCTTGGATTATTTTTAACAATAAGGGTTCTTACCCTTGATTCCGCCGGCACAAAGATGGGATGGTCTGTCAACGAAGGCCTTGGTTTTATGTGGAATCCTGATTTTGCGGTGTTAAAAAACGCAAAAGTATGGCTTGCCGCGGCAGGGCAGGTGTTTTTTACCTTAAGCGTGGGAATGGGCGTTATTATCACGTACGCCAGTTATTTAAAAGAAGAAGACGACGTGGCGTTATCCGGCCTTACCGCCGCTTCCACCAATACGTTTGCCGAAATAATAATAGGCGGCAGCATTGTCATACCCGCGGCTTTTGCTTTTTTTGGGCCGGAAAAAATAATACAGGTGGCGGGCAGCGGCGCTGTAAGCCTTGGTTTTATAACAATGCCTATTGTTCTGGCAGAAGTTCCGTTTTCAGCGTTTTTTGCCTTTGTCTGGTTTCTGCTGCTGTTTTTTTCCGGCATTACCTCATCCATATCAATGCTTCAGCCTTCAATCGCGTTTTTTGAAGATGAATTTGACGCCTCTCGAAAAAAAGCCGTTGCCATTATAGCCGCTGTGACGTTTATACTTATTCAGCCGGTAATATTTTTAATGTCCCACGGGCTTATTGACGAACTTGATTTCTGGGGCGGCACTTTCGCGCTTGTCCTTTTTGGCACCTTTGAAGCTGTGCTTTTTTCATGGGTGTTCGGTATTGACAAGGCGTGGGATGAAATCCATAAAGGCGCGCAGATGCGTATCCCGAAAATTTACAAGTGGATAATAAAATATATTACCCCCGCTTTTTTAATCGTGATACTTGTCATGTGGTTCATACAGGACGGATGGCCTGTTATAACAATGAAAAATACCTCTGAAGCGGACAAAATTTACATACTGTGGACAAGGATAGGGCTTATGGCGCTTTTTGCCGCCCTGTGCGTTATGGTGAAACTTGCGTGGAAAAGGCGCGGGGAAAAGGGGGATGAATAA
- a CDS encoding transcriptional regulator, whose amino-acid sequence MKNMIKELEQYRLEKKISQMELAEKLEVAFCTVNRWFNGRNYPSKIQEYHIAKMLKKFKRSV is encoded by the coding sequence ATGAAGAATATGATAAAGGAACTTGAACAATACAGGTTAGAAAAGAAAATTTCACAGATGGAACTGGCGGAAAAACTTGAAGTTGCTTTCTGCACTGTTAACCGCTGGTTTAACGGGCGCAACTATCCAAGCAAAATTCAGGAATATCACATAGCTAAAATGCTAAAAAAATTTAAAAGGAGCGTGTAA
- a CDS encoding aminotransferase — protein sequence MRNNIIHPGADELTYEIREIVKVGNKIAKTGVDIIWENIGDPVAKGEKVPEWIKDIVADTVKNDNLSYGYSPTEGLLETREYIAKERNLEGGAQIVPDDILFFNGLGDAIATIYNYLNKESRVIGPNPAYSTHSSAEAAHAGSRHITYNLDPDNSWYPDLADMREKIIRHPEISAILIVNPDNPTGMVYSQDVIKKVVDIAKEFDLFIISDEIYSNLFYGGSVHNKLAAVIGDTPGMALRGISKEFPWPGSRCGWVEFYNRDKDAKFARYAKTIMDAKMMEVCATTLPQRVLPKVMGDDRYYPYLAQRTARYWEKSQAAYAVFSKMPQLKVNLTKGAFYMTVVFKDGVLKDGQSLKPINEKAAEIIKPLLKTDVLDKQFAYHLLASRGICVVPLSSGFNSDLYGFRITLLETDMDKFKNIINTIADAIKEYISSK from the coding sequence ATGAGAAACAACATAATTCATCCCGGAGCTGACGAACTTACGTATGAAATACGCGAGATAGTAAAGGTTGGAAATAAGATTGCAAAGACTGGCGTTGACATAATATGGGAAAACATCGGCGACCCGGTTGCCAAAGGTGAAAAAGTACCCGAATGGATAAAGGACATTGTGGCGGACACGGTAAAAAATGATAATTTAAGTTACGGGTATTCTCCAACCGAAGGGCTTTTAGAAACCCGTGAATACATAGCAAAAGAACGCAACCTTGAAGGCGGCGCGCAGATAGTACCGGATGACATTCTGTTTTTTAACGGCCTGGGCGATGCCATAGCGACAATATACAATTACCTGAATAAAGAGTCGCGCGTAATAGGGCCTAACCCGGCGTATTCAACCCACTCTTCCGCGGAAGCGGCTCACGCGGGTTCGCGCCATATTACGTATAACCTTGACCCCGATAACAGCTGGTATCCGGACCTTGCCGATATGCGCGAAAAAATAATCAGGCACCCTGAAATAAGCGCGATTTTAATTGTCAATCCTGATAATCCCACAGGTATGGTATATTCGCAGGATGTAATAAAGAAAGTTGTGGATATTGCCAAAGAGTTTGATTTGTTTATAATATCGGATGAAATTTATTCCAACCTGTTTTACGGAGGCTCAGTTCATAACAAACTGGCAGCGGTAATAGGCGATACCCCCGGAATGGCGCTTCGTGGAATATCCAAGGAATTCCCATGGCCCGGTTCGCGCTGCGGCTGGGTGGAATTTTACAACAGGGACAAAGACGCGAAATTTGCCCGTTACGCCAAGACAATCATGGATGCCAAGATGATGGAAGTATGCGCGACAACGCTTCCGCAAAGGGTGCTGCCTAAAGTGATGGGCGATGACAGGTATTACCCGTATCTTGCGCAGCGCACCGCCAGGTACTGGGAAAAATCACAGGCCGCTTACGCGGTATTCTCCAAAATGCCTCAGCTTAAGGTTAACCTTACAAAGGGCGCGTTTTACATGACTGTCGTGTTTAAAGACGGCGTTTTAAAAGACGGACAATCTTTAAAACCAATTAATGAAAAAGCCGCGGAGATAATAAAACCGCTTTTAAAAACAGACGTTCTTGACAAACAGTTTGCATACCACCTGCTTGCGTCAAGGGGGATATGCGTTGTGCCGTTATCGTCAGGATTTAATTCAGACCTTTATGGCTTCAGGATAACACTGCTTGAAACAGACATGGATAAGTTTAAAAATATAATAAATACGATAGCGGATGCGATAAAAGAGTATATCTCTTCAAAATGA
- a CDS encoding radical SAM protein — MKRFKKTYIEITNACNLSCDFCPGTKRKSEFMAAEIFDKILERIKGHSDNLYFHVMGEPLLHPLLGLFLDLCAQKGFRVNLTTNGILAQRLTAYAGKTALRQVSFSLHSLEGNNKSQTESYLNAIFDFIRAVKGKNISVSLRLWNLIADEKNEQNQSIIESFKQRLGYTGDIQQGETPVNGIKIGDKVFLKQAEKFEWPDINGKELPGEAFCYGLRDQAAILVDGTVVPCCLDAQGIMNLGNVIETPLQEIIDSPRAKAIYDGFTQRRAVEPLCQRCSFRKRFDYKLKADGGRV; from the coding sequence ATGAAACGGTTTAAAAAGACATACATAGAAATAACAAACGCGTGCAATTTATCGTGTGATTTCTGTCCGGGGACAAAGAGAAAATCAGAATTCATGGCCGCGGAAATATTTGATAAAATCCTTGAGCGCATAAAAGGGCACTCTGACAACCTGTATTTTCATGTAATGGGCGAGCCGCTTCTGCACCCGCTGCTTGGCTTGTTTCTGGATTTGTGCGCGCAAAAAGGGTTCAGGGTAAATTTAACCACAAACGGAATCCTTGCGCAGCGTCTAACAGCATATGCCGGTAAAACAGCTTTAAGGCAGGTAAGTTTTTCACTGCACAGCCTTGAAGGAAATAATAAGTCACAGACAGAGAGTTATTTAAACGCCATATTTGATTTTATCAGGGCTGTTAAGGGAAAAAATATTTCTGTTTCTTTAAGGTTGTGGAATTTAATTGCTGATGAAAAAAATGAACAGAATCAGTCAATAATAGAAAGTTTTAAACAGCGCCTTGGATATACCGGCGATATTCAGCAGGGCGAAACGCCTGTAAACGGGATAAAGATAGGCGATAAGGTTTTTTTAAAACAGGCGGAGAAATTTGAATGGCCTGACATTAACGGCAAAGAACTGCCCGGCGAAGCTTTCTGCTATGGGCTAAGGGATCAGGCAGCCATTCTTGTTGACGGCACTGTAGTGCCGTGCTGCCTTGACGCGCAGGGTATTATGAACCTTGGCAATGTTATTGAAACGCCTTTACAGGAAATAATTGACAGCCCGCGGGCAAAAGCCATTTATGACGGATTCACCCAAAGGCGCGCGGTTGAACCGCTTTGTCAAAGGTGTTCTTTCAGGAAAAGGTTTGATTATAAACTTAAAGCAGACGGAGGACGTGTATGA